Proteins from a single region of Pseudodesulfovibrio portus:
- a CDS encoding TAXI family TRAP transporter solute-binding subunit codes for MLVKFLKSHQLMQFIIYSVAAGVLGGALWVTFQYVDPLPPSKVTIASGGPNGAYYGYAEQYAAYFAKQGFELEVLRTKGSMDNLSRMAEPESTVAAALMQGGITTPEAHPDLESLGSLYYEPVWLFHRKGLKFKGLSGLKGRRIAVGADGSGTAHLVRTLLEENGVTDETATLLPEGAGSASEKLLKGEIDVLFTIAGINSAVVQKLAAETGKVTLHSFDRAETYARTHHYLTKLTLPPGGLDLINDLPAEEVTLIAPAANLVVREDLHAAIKYLFLLAADEAHGKGDMFARPGQFPNSDAALFPLGDEAKSFHKNGPPFLMRYLPFQIAITVERLKILLIPLLTLLFPLFKITPPAYRWQIRRRIFKWYKQLKRLDTKAYELTDKKEARKMLRQLVAMDKMVLETSVPLSYTDYIYSLRLHIRMIQQRMERMVGNDADGDDNPVA; via the coding sequence ATGCTGGTCAAGTTCCTGAAATCCCACCAACTGATGCAATTCATCATATACAGTGTGGCCGCAGGAGTGCTGGGCGGGGCCCTGTGGGTGACCTTCCAGTACGTGGACCCGCTGCCGCCGTCCAAGGTGACCATCGCCTCGGGCGGCCCGAACGGCGCATACTACGGCTACGCCGAACAATACGCCGCGTATTTCGCCAAGCAGGGATTTGAACTGGAAGTGCTCCGGACCAAGGGGTCCATGGACAACCTCAGCCGCATGGCCGAGCCCGAATCCACGGTGGCCGCCGCACTCATGCAGGGCGGCATCACCACGCCCGAGGCACACCCCGACCTGGAGAGCCTGGGCAGCCTCTACTACGAGCCGGTCTGGCTCTTCCACCGCAAGGGCCTCAAGTTCAAGGGCCTCTCCGGCCTCAAGGGGCGCAGGATCGCCGTGGGGGCCGACGGCAGCGGCACCGCCCACCTGGTGCGTACCCTGCTCGAGGAAAACGGCGTCACCGATGAAACCGCCACGCTCTTGCCCGAAGGGGCCGGGAGCGCGTCCGAAAAACTGCTCAAGGGCGAAATCGACGTCCTGTTCACCATTGCGGGCATCAACTCCGCCGTGGTCCAGAAGCTCGCTGCGGAGACCGGAAAAGTCACCCTCCATTCCTTTGACCGGGCCGAGACATACGCCCGCACCCACCACTACCTGACCAAGCTCACCCTGCCGCCCGGCGGCCTCGACCTGATCAACGACCTGCCCGCCGAGGAGGTCACCCTCATCGCGCCCGCCGCCAACCTCGTCGTGCGCGAGGACCTGCACGCGGCCATCAAGTATCTCTTCCTGCTCGCCGCAGACGAGGCGCACGGCAAGGGGGACATGTTCGCCCGGCCCGGACAGTTCCCCAACTCCGACGCCGCGCTCTTCCCCCTGGGCGACGAGGCCAAGAGCTTCCACAAGAACGGCCCGCCGTTCCTCATGCGCTACCTGCCCTTCCAGATCGCCATCACGGTCGAGCGGCTGAAGATTCTGCTCATCCCCCTGCTGACCCTGCTCTTCCCCCTGTTCAAGATCACGCCGCCCGCCTATCGCTGGCAGATCCGGCGGCGCATCTTCAAGTGGTACAAGCAGCTCAAGCGCCTCGACACCAAGGCCTACGAACTGACCGACAAGAAAGAGGCGCGCAAGATGCTCCGCCAGCTCGTCGCCATGGACAAGATGGTCCTGGAGACCTCGGTGCCCCTGTCCTACACCGACTACATCTACTCCCTCAGGCTGCACATCCGCATGATCCAGCAACGCATGGAAAGGATGGTCGGCAATGACGCGGACGGGGACGACAACCCGGTCGCATAG
- a CDS encoding AzlD domain-containing protein: MVDMTTYWPVALGIGAGTLLIRYSFILIMDKVTLPDLVHRMLRFIPASVLPALIFPAVFLHQSGDAVAWAGPERTVAWLAAVLIAWKTRNILATIAAGMAVLWLLKALA, encoded by the coding sequence ATGGTTGACATGACCACTTACTGGCCCGTGGCGCTGGGCATCGGCGCGGGCACCCTGCTCATCCGCTATTCCTTCATCCTGATCATGGACAAGGTCACCCTGCCCGACCTGGTCCACCGGATGCTGCGGTTCATCCCGGCCTCGGTCCTGCCCGCGCTCATCTTCCCGGCAGTGTTCCTGCACCAGTCCGGCGACGCGGTTGCCTGGGCGGGCCCGGAACGAACGGTCGCCTGGCTGGCCGCCGTGCTCATCGCCTGGAAGACGCGCAACATCCTGGCCACCATCGCGGCGGGCATGGCCGTGCTCTGGCTGCTCAAGGCCCTGGCCTGA
- a CDS encoding AzlC family ABC transporter permease — translation MDKRSSFLQGVRDLSPILLGVLPFGLICGAVGVAAGMPEWAATSLSAIVFAGASQLVAVQLMDQNASVAVVILTGLIINARFLMYSASIAPHLKDASPLGKLGLAYLLTDQAYATSVFRFGRDDLPMPDKIRYYLGAGLTLWVAFNLTTALGAYLGAIIPPQWELDFAIPLTFTALVIPAVKDRPAALAAAAAGCVALLAVGLPYNLGLMAAAVCGIAAGCLAEREQRHG, via the coding sequence ATGGACAAGCGATCATCATTCCTGCAGGGCGTGCGCGACCTGTCCCCCATCCTGCTGGGCGTGCTGCCCTTCGGCCTGATCTGCGGGGCCGTGGGCGTGGCTGCGGGCATGCCCGAGTGGGCCGCGACCTCCCTGTCGGCCATCGTCTTTGCCGGGGCCTCGCAACTGGTGGCCGTCCAACTCATGGACCAGAACGCCTCGGTGGCCGTGGTGATCCTCACCGGCCTGATCATCAACGCCCGTTTCCTCATGTATTCCGCATCGATCGCCCCGCACCTCAAGGACGCCTCCCCGCTGGGCAAGCTCGGCCTGGCCTACCTGCTCACGGACCAGGCCTACGCCACCTCGGTATTCCGCTTCGGGCGCGACGACCTGCCCATGCCGGACAAGATCCGCTACTACCTCGGGGCGGGGTTGACCCTGTGGGTGGCCTTCAACCTGACCACCGCCCTCGGCGCATACCTGGGCGCGATCATCCCGCCCCAATGGGAGCTGGACTTCGCCATCCCCCTGACCTTCACGGCCCTGGTCATCCCGGCGGTCAAGGACCGTCCCGCCGCCCTGGCAGCCGCAGCCGCCGGGTGCGTTGCCCTGCTGGCCGTGGGCCTGCCCTACAACCTGGGGCTCATGGCCGCTGCGGTCTGCGGCATCGCGGCCGGTTGCCTGGCCGAAAGGGAGCAGCGCCATGGTTGA
- a CDS encoding substrate-binding domain-containing protein, giving the protein MIRKKTMSPARAVQSLCLAVVAVLLTGAPCLGEGKLFAIVAKSVSDQNFVRIYEAARVEAEENGDRIILVGGTGKAHFRIQDAQVQKVLELKPNGLAISVLHSCFLAENSFKAVRAAGIPVVTFDSDFSGDYTHLRAGYVGTDNMNLGVLLALEARRLMPKGGRFAILTGGPDDTNLIDRIKGVLLGLDTGGKQSSWTQYQRSPLPCRDNYDQALDQLEVLLEDPTIDAIISVGWWAQMAQDYERRISPYKPLLDSRKKILLFAGAAPRQRELLDQGLNHVNIGLNFEEMGRMVYRALSQLSQGNNIPSTAYSPIRIYRCPPVTDSYD; this is encoded by the coding sequence ATGATACGCAAAAAAACCATGTCCCCTGCCCGCGCCGTGCAATCGCTCTGCCTCGCCGTCGTGGCCGTCCTTTTGACGGGAGCTCCCTGCCTGGGGGAAGGAAAGCTCTTCGCCATCGTGGCCAAATCCGTGTCGGACCAGAATTTTGTCCGGATCTATGAAGCGGCCCGTGTCGAGGCTGAGGAGAACGGCGACAGGATCATCCTGGTCGGCGGCACGGGCAAGGCGCACTTCCGCATCCAGGACGCCCAAGTCCAGAAGGTGCTGGAACTCAAGCCGAACGGCCTGGCCATCTCGGTCCTGCATAGCTGCTTTCTGGCCGAGAACTCGTTCAAGGCCGTCCGGGCGGCGGGCATTCCCGTGGTCACCTTTGACTCCGATTTCAGCGGGGACTATACCCATCTTCGGGCAGGATACGTCGGCACCGACAACATGAACCTGGGGGTCCTCCTGGCCCTGGAGGCACGCCGACTGATGCCCAAGGGCGGCCGGTTCGCCATATTGACGGGCGGGCCTGACGATACGAACCTGATCGATCGCATAAAAGGGGTGTTGCTCGGCCTGGACACGGGAGGAAAACAATCCTCCTGGACGCAGTACCAGCGATCGCCCCTGCCCTGCCGGGACAACTACGACCAGGCTCTGGACCAGCTGGAAGTCCTGCTCGAAGACCCGACCATTGACGCCATCATCTCGGTCGGCTGGTGGGCCCAGATGGCCCAGGACTACGAACGCCGGATCAGTCCCTACAAACCACTCCTGGATTCCCGTAAGAAAATTCTGCTTTTCGCCGGGGCCGCACCAAGACAGCGCGAGCTTCTCGACCAGGGGCTGAATCACGTCAACATCGGCCTGAATTTCGAGGAAATGGGCCGCATGGTCTATCGGGCGCTGTCACAATTGAGCCAGGGCAACAACATCCCCTCCACAGCCTATTCGCCGATCCGCATTTACCGGTGCCCTCCGGTCACGGACAGCTACGATTAG
- the radA gene encoding DNA repair protein RadA, whose product MKTKETYRCAACGAQSPRWQGQCPSCKEWNTLEAVTVARRDSKPVGAAAATDAPRPLEDLDSEHLDTRTSGMRELDELLGSGLVPGAAILLGGEPGIGKSTLLLQLAGSQARLGSRAVYLSGEESLPQLKTRAERLGQLGPGLLAMATNRVEDALAVLESHEPPELLIVDSVQTLASNMAEGIPGSVSQVRAVASELVEKTKKTGTTLILVGHVTKDGQIAGPKLLEHMVDTVLYLEGDRKHFSRILRVLKNRFGPSDELVVFTMKERGLEVVEDPATFFLGARDPSLSGTAMGLAVDGQRPFAVEVQALVTKSFLSIPRRTALGFDTNRLNLLLAVLEKRLRLNLSGYDIYAKITGGLAYKDPGLDLAVVASVMSSFYDQPLPESAVFWGEIDLNGQVRPVAAHDVRLKQAARLGHDPVCHSGTAATLADLQRILFGRN is encoded by the coding sequence GTGAAAACCAAGGAAACATATCGTTGCGCCGCGTGCGGCGCGCAGTCGCCGCGCTGGCAGGGGCAATGCCCGTCGTGCAAGGAATGGAACACGCTGGAGGCCGTGACCGTGGCCAGGCGGGACTCCAAGCCCGTGGGCGCGGCAGCGGCCACCGACGCGCCCCGCCCCCTTGAGGACCTGGACAGCGAGCACCTGGACACCCGGACCTCGGGCATGCGCGAGCTGGATGAACTGCTCGGCTCCGGCCTGGTCCCGGGCGCGGCCATCCTGCTCGGCGGCGAACCGGGCATCGGCAAGTCCACGCTGCTGCTGCAGCTGGCGGGCAGCCAGGCGCGGCTCGGCAGCAGGGCCGTCTACCTGTCGGGCGAGGAATCCCTGCCCCAGCTCAAGACCAGGGCGGAGCGGCTGGGACAGCTCGGACCGGGCTTGCTGGCCATGGCCACCAACAGGGTGGAGGACGCCCTGGCCGTGCTGGAGTCCCACGAGCCGCCGGAGCTGCTCATCGTGGACTCGGTGCAGACCCTGGCCTCGAACATGGCCGAGGGCATACCGGGCTCGGTCAGCCAGGTGCGCGCCGTGGCCTCGGAGCTGGTGGAGAAGACCAAGAAGACCGGCACCACCCTGATCCTCGTGGGCCACGTGACCAAGGACGGCCAGATCGCCGGGCCCAAGCTCCTGGAGCACATGGTGGACACGGTCCTGTACCTGGAGGGCGACCGCAAGCATTTTTCCCGCATCCTGCGCGTGCTCAAGAACCGGTTCGGCCCCAGCGACGAGCTGGTGGTCTTCACCATGAAGGAGCGCGGGCTGGAAGTGGTGGAGGACCCGGCCACCTTTTTCCTGGGCGCGCGGGACCCGTCCCTGTCGGGCACGGCCATGGGACTGGCCGTGGACGGGCAGCGCCCCTTTGCCGTGGAGGTCCAGGCCCTGGTCACCAAGTCCTTTTTGTCCATTCCCCGGCGCACGGCCCTCGGGTTCGACACCAACCGGCTCAACCTGCTCCTGGCCGTGCTCGAAAAGCGGCTGCGGCTGAACCTGAGCGGGTACGACATCTACGCCAAGATCACGGGCGGCCTGGCCTACAAGGACCCCGGCCTGGACCTGGCCGTGGTGGCGTCCGTCATGTCGTCCTTCTATGACCAGCCCCTGCCGGAATCGGCGGTGTTCTGGGGCGAGATCGACCTCAACGGGCAGGTGCGCCCGGTGGCCGCCCACGACGTGCGCCTCAAGCAGGCGGCCCGGTTGGGCCACGACCCGGTCTGCCATTCCGGGACCGCGGCCACCCTGGCGGACCTGCAGCGTATTCTGTTCGGACGCAATTGA
- a CDS encoding glucose-6-phosphate isomerase: MADILDWTNAHLDTLDTALYEKRADEMAVRLQQETGAGKLPFLTMPYAAQLRKDLDGLKDFLRKFDHMLLLGIGGSALGARALQKAFYPRQDQPGHDGPSLWIADNVDTYALEAYLAKLPPKKTVVVTVSKSGGTIETVGQYFILKEWMKGHLGDDWHRNMLLVTDEEQGFLRGEVNEYGIRALPVPDNLGGRYSVLSAVGLIPALFLGMDVESLMAGAQEVVAPLADPGLTGDTLAGHSAFRLAVWGAALQDKGFAELIFFTYIPLWASFGDWFAQLWAESLGKEGRGSQPVPAVGVTDQHSVNQMFMDGVRNKACLFLTCPNLPAGPKFPTDLPDKFAYVRGKEFGELIQAEGLGTRMALSKSGVPLVEMRLGADSPRQAGKLIGLLGAATILCGWLMGINPLDQPAVELGKRLAKARMDAEGLAEEKADLKSFLNTDRDLREF; the protein is encoded by the coding sequence ATGGCTGATATTCTTGACTGGACCAACGCGCATCTGGACACGCTCGACACGGCCCTTTACGAGAAACGGGCCGATGAGATGGCCGTCCGTCTGCAGCAGGAGACAGGCGCGGGCAAGCTCCCGTTCCTGACCATGCCCTACGCGGCGCAACTCAGGAAGGATCTGGACGGGCTCAAGGACTTTCTCAGGAAATTCGACCATATGCTGCTGCTCGGCATCGGCGGGTCCGCCCTGGGGGCCCGCGCCCTGCAGAAGGCGTTCTACCCCCGGCAGGACCAGCCCGGCCACGACGGCCCCAGCCTGTGGATCGCGGACAACGTGGACACGTACGCCCTGGAGGCTTATCTGGCCAAGCTGCCCCCGAAAAAGACCGTGGTGGTCACGGTGTCCAAGTCCGGCGGCACCATCGAGACCGTGGGCCAGTATTTCATTCTCAAGGAGTGGATGAAGGGCCACCTCGGCGACGACTGGCATCGGAACATGCTGCTGGTCACCGACGAGGAACAGGGGTTCCTGCGCGGTGAGGTGAACGAGTACGGCATCCGGGCGCTGCCCGTGCCGGACAACCTCGGCGGCCGGTACTCCGTGCTCTCGGCCGTGGGCTTGATCCCGGCCCTCTTCCTGGGCATGGACGTGGAGTCCCTCATGGCCGGGGCGCAGGAGGTGGTCGCCCCCCTGGCCGATCCCGGCCTGACCGGCGATACCCTGGCCGGCCATTCCGCCTTCCGGCTGGCGGTCTGGGGCGCGGCCCTGCAGGACAAGGGGTTTGCCGAGTTGATCTTTTTCACCTATATCCCCCTGTGGGCGAGTTTCGGCGACTGGTTTGCCCAGTTGTGGGCGGAATCGCTGGGCAAGGAAGGCCGGGGCAGCCAGCCCGTGCCCGCAGTGGGCGTCACGGACCAGCATTCGGTCAACCAGATGTTCATGGACGGCGTGCGCAACAAGGCGTGCCTGTTCCTGACCTGCCCGAACCTGCCCGCCGGGCCGAAGTTCCCGACCGACCTGCCGGACAAGTTCGCCTATGTGCGCGGCAAGGAGTTCGGCGAGCTGATCCAGGCCGAGGGACTGGGCACCCGCATGGCCCTGTCCAAGTCCGGCGTGCCCCTGGTGGAGATGCGGCTCGGCGCGGATTCCCCCCGCCAGGCGGGCAAGCTCATCGGGCTGCTCGGCGCGGCCACCATCCTGTGCGGCTGGCTCATGGGCATCAACCCCCTGGACCAGCCCGCCGTGGAGCTGGGGAAGCGGTTGGCCAAGGCCCGCATGGACGCCGAAGGGCTGGCCGAAGAAAAAGCCGACCTGAAAAGTTTTCTGAACACCGACAGGGATTTACGGGAGTTTTAA
- a CDS encoding sensor histidine kinase, with product MLNHTDDRTRPLQFVKVISWTLLVLILSFSLLLSLFISKYAEQTLLEKQEQFALLLAENVSHQLFTRFVVPTLVKYRAIQLRSEEQAQVMDQVIRSTVHGFNVSSVRIYDEQGNVIYSFNKDEVGKPGNAEFMVRETWETEDFSAEILARMSKVAALFRMELEPGDMTLRAYSPLRAERSLTDAARNPIMGILEFQQDISEDYMSMLNFERLIIAFSLITSLILFFLVVTVLRRAERLSNKQLREKEKLIFELQQQEKLAGMGRMVAGVAHEIRNPLGIICSSSELVLKKARKEGSSNTRILEALYEEAKRLSRTVTEFLDYARPKKPTMLDVDVGAILDQVAVFMEPECEKLGVTIDKQVTGDMSAKGDKDLLYRAFYNLVANALQAMNGQGELTIRAARGEEGLHVTFVDSGPGFSPEHLDQVRDPFFTTKDSGTGLGLALVNTIFESHGITMHLSNAEEGGARVDVIFPA from the coding sequence TTGCTCAACCATACCGACGATCGCACCAGGCCCCTCCAGTTCGTCAAGGTCATTTCCTGGACCCTGCTTGTCCTCATCCTGAGTTTCAGCCTGCTGTTGTCGCTGTTCATCTCCAAGTACGCGGAGCAGACGCTGCTGGAAAAACAGGAACAGTTCGCCCTGCTCCTGGCCGAGAACGTCAGCCATCAGCTCTTCACCCGGTTCGTGGTCCCCACCCTGGTCAAGTACCGGGCCATCCAGCTGCGCTCTGAGGAGCAGGCCCAGGTCATGGACCAGGTCATCCGGTCCACGGTCCACGGCTTCAACGTCTCCTCGGTGCGCATCTACGACGAACAGGGCAACGTCATCTACTCCTTCAACAAGGACGAGGTGGGCAAGCCCGGCAACGCCGAGTTCATGGTCCGGGAGACCTGGGAGACCGAGGATTTCAGCGCTGAAATCCTTGCCCGCATGTCCAAGGTCGCCGCCCTGTTCCGCATGGAGTTGGAGCCCGGCGACATGACGCTGCGGGCCTACTCCCCCCTGCGGGCCGAACGCAGCCTGACCGACGCGGCCCGCAACCCGATCATGGGCATCCTGGAATTCCAGCAGGACATTTCCGAGGACTACATGTCCATGCTCAACTTCGAGCGGCTGATCATCGCCTTTTCGCTGATCACCTCCCTGATTCTCTTCTTCCTGGTCGTGACCGTGCTCCGGCGCGCGGAGCGGCTGTCCAACAAGCAGCTGCGGGAAAAGGAAAAGCTCATCTTCGAACTGCAGCAGCAGGAGAAGCTGGCCGGAATGGGGCGCATGGTGGCGGGCGTGGCCCACGAAATCCGCAACCCGCTGGGCATCATCTGCTCCAGCTCCGAGCTGGTCCTCAAGAAGGCCCGCAAGGAGGGCAGCTCCAACACGCGCATCCTGGAGGCCCTGTACGAGGAGGCCAAACGGCTGTCCCGCACGGTGACCGAGTTCCTGGACTACGCCCGGCCCAAGAAGCCGACCATGCTCGACGTGGACGTGGGCGCCATCCTCGATCAGGTGGCCGTGTTCATGGAGCCGGAATGCGAGAAGCTGGGCGTGACCATCGACAAGCAGGTCACGGGCGACATGTCCGCCAAGGGCGACAAGGACCTCCTGTATCGCGCTTTTTACAACCTGGTGGCCAATGCGCTCCAGGCCATGAACGGCCAGGGGGAACTAACCATCCGGGCGGCCCGGGGCGAGGAGGGGCTGCACGTGACCTTCGTGGACTCCGGGCCGGGGTTCTCCCCGGAGCATCTCGACCAGGTGCGCGACCCGTTCTTCACCACCAAGGACTCGGGCACCGGCCTGGGCCTGGCCCTGGTCAACACCATTTTCGAATCCCACGGGATCACGATGCACCTGTCCAACGCCGAGGAAGGCGGCGCGCGGGTGGACGTCATCTTTCCCGCTTAA